One genomic region from Harpia harpyja isolate bHarHar1 chromosome 1, bHarHar1 primary haplotype, whole genome shotgun sequence encodes:
- the LOC128151672 gene encoding centrosome-associated protein CEP250-like: LDIQKQQARSYAEKTEQINVLHKDLEYTTAILKEKDLVIESQKELIETFQKQEQDSEQQKEILQQLQVALKEKEQEILSLTKQCESWKEKEEKREAEQTNLQATKLTLKEREEKTGVLEEAISKLQQQKEEAAMQTKAILQKLEYTESSLEARDQEIVSLQEHVQELREQKELEAVRKRDEDNEALVQKLQRQEEELKTLQNLQLRLTKKNEDVRHCREQEKLLEEALHEKEQETKAPGELKELEEEVRALQEDLQHVQPTLTKKDEEIKHQRDRVGYLEKTLTGREQELRRQSELLKQITSALRWKDGGETLQKQIQKLQKWEEEKAEKRRVLQERDRSLQRQKELTQQLADERKAKGEELERTIAILKQTKSREVKWKEKAQARTLALTKSEMANGTLREEIVILQSMVSEGVTDQFHHQVGSVIDHQSTKMSIKDSNDDSHKDTGIYSPINT, translated from the exons CTAGACAtccaaaagcaacaagcaagGAGCTATGcggaaaaaacagaacagattaATGTCTTACACAAAGACTTAGAATACACTAcagcaatactgaaagaaaaggatttagtGATTGAATCTCAGAAGGAACTGATTGAGACCTtccaaaaacaagagcaagactctgaacagcagaaggaaattctgcagcagcttcaagtggcactaaaggaaaaagaacaagaaattttaTCCCTTACAAAGCAATGTGAGtcatggaaggaaaaggaggaaaagcgtgaagctgagcaaacaaatctccaagcaacaaaactgactctgaaagaaagagaagaaaagacagGGGTTCTGGAGGAGGCTATCTCTAAGcttcagcagcaaaaggaggaggcagCGATGCAGACCAAAGCTATACTGCAAAAACTAGAATACACTGAATCTTCTCTAGAAGCGAGAGATCAAGAGATAGTGTCTTTGCAAGAGCACGTCCAGGAGCTTCGAGAGCAGAAGGAGTTAGAAG CGGTGAGGAAGAGAGATGAAGACAATGAAGCGCTCGTGCAAAAACTCCAGCGCCAAGAAGAAGAACTGAAGACCTTGCAGAATCTCCAGCTTAGGCTAACCAAGAAGAATGAAGATGTTAGGCAttgcagagagcaagagaagctccTAGAAGAAGCCTTGCATGAGAAGGAGCAAGAGACCAAGGCTCCAGGTGAACtaaaagagttagaagaggaagtaAGAGCTCTTCAGGAAGATCTCCAGCATGTTCAGCCGACTCTGACAAAGAAGGATGAAGAGATCAAGCACCAGCGAGACAGAGTTGGGTACTTAGAGAAGACTCTGACAGGGAGAGAACAAGAGCTTAGGAGGCAGAGTGAACTCCTGAAACAAATAACATCAGCTTTGCGATGGAAGGATGGAGGGGAGACTCTACAGAAACAAATCCAGAAACtccagaaatgggaggaagagaaagcagagaagaggagagttctccaggagagagaccgttccttgcaaagacagaaggagCTAACCCAACAACTGGCGGATGAGCGGAAAGCCAAGGGGGAAGAATTGGAGCGCACGATTGCTATTTTGAAGCAGACCAAAAGCAGGGAAGTCAAATGGAAAGAGAAGGCACAAGCACGGACTCTTGCCCTTACCAAGAGTGAAATGGCCAATGGGACTTTGAGGGAAGAAATAGTCATCCTGCAGAGTATGGTTTCAGAGGGGGTCACGGACCAGTTTCATCATCAGGTAGGCAGTGTGATTGATCACCAGTCAACTAAAATGTCTATAAAGGATTCTAATGATGATTCCCATAAAGATACGGGAATATATAGTCCCATAAATACATGA
- the LOC128143973 gene encoding centrosome-associated protein CEP250-like isoform X2, protein MAQQLLRTEEQYNNTLRLRETDHEVEINKLLQDLASKWEEHHSELQEMLEQWEKEKAETEREHEKKLFDMKQKVATMQAQQEEEWTRVENAKQEERDRLQAVKEKLVGEIKLLQESVTASETQANAATDRNRCLEQQLQTTLSILKIKNEEVETQWEKIQMLQKEAAQGKALQESLTHMTAILSEREGEMKLCQEQMRMLENQKEMHETTLSEVIKDITEKKQKVESQQEQIQELEKQQEMLRTAVSKMSKELEERDRESKFQEGKIMFLEQHGAPQVRNLQLDLDHMKGNLKEKNLELLSLTQQIQALEMEREQVKSLHTSLEHLRAVLKDRESECNSQRDQLRFLQQYKEQQEGYLQELRGTLEKMTLSLSKKDQELESQQKQIQEAEEVMERQLTTVCDQLEQTSGTLKEKD, encoded by the exons ATGGCGCAACAGCTCTTGCGGACAGAAGAGCAGTATAACAATACCCTCAGACTTCGGGAAACTGATCACGAAGTGGAAATAAACAAGCTCCTGCAAGACCTG GCAAGCAAGTGGGAAGAGCACCAttcagagctacaggagatgctggagcagtgggaaaaggagaaggcagaGACAGAAAGGGAGCATGAGAAGAAGCTGTTTGATATGAAGCAGAAAGTTGCTACCATGCAAGCTCAACAAGAGGAGGAATGGACGAGAGTGGAAAATgccaagcaagag gaacgggACAGACTGCAAGCAGTTAAAGAAAAACTGGTAGGGGAGATAAAACTTCTTCAGGAATCAGTCACAGCCTCTGAAACCCAAGCAAATGCAGCAACAGATAGGAATCGCTGCCTTGAACAACAACTTCAAACTACATTGTctatcttaaaaattaaaaatgaggaaGTGGAAACGCAGTGGGAGAAAATCCAGATGCTCCAgaaagaggcagcacagggaaaagctttgcaggaaagTCTCACTCATATGACTGCCATCctgtcagagagggagggagaaatgaagttGTGCCAGGAACAGATGAGaatgctggaaaaccagaaagaaatgcaTGAAACTACTCTCAGTGAGGTTATCAaggacataacagagaaaaaacagaaggttgaatcccagcaagaacagatacaggagctggagaagcagcaagaaatgctgaggactgctgtcagcaagatgagcaaagagctggaggagagagaccgggAGAGCAaattccaggaagggaaaataatgtttCTAGAACAACACGGTGCACCACAAGTGAGAAATCTGCAGCTGGATCTTGATCATATGAAAGGAAACTTGAAGGAGAAGAACTTGGAGCTTCTGTCTCTGACTCAGCAGATCCAAGcactggaaatggagagagaacagGTGAAATCTCTGCACACGAGTCTTGAACACCTGAGGGCAGTTCTTAAGGACAGAGAGAGCGAGTGCAATTCTCAAAGGGATCAGTTAAGATTCTTGCAGCAGTACAAGGAACAGCAAGAGGGCTACCTGCAAGAGCTTCGTGGTACACTAGAAAAGATGACCCTTTCTTTATCTAAAAAGGATCAAGAGCTTGAGTcacaacaaaagcaaatccaGGAAGCTGAAGAAGTCATGGAAAGGCAGTTAACGACTGTCTGTGACCAACTGGAGCAGACCTCAGGAACCTTAAAGGAAAAGGACTGA
- the LOC128143973 gene encoding centrosome-associated protein CEP250-like isoform X1 — MAQQLLRTEEQYNNTLRLRETDHEVEINKLLQDLASKWEEHHSELQEMLEQWEKEKAETEREHEKKLFDMKQKVATMQAQQEEEWTRVENAKQEQERDRLQAVKEKLVGEIKLLQESVTASETQANAATDRNRCLEQQLQTTLSILKIKNEEVETQWEKIQMLQKEAAQGKALQESLTHMTAILSEREGEMKLCQEQMRMLENQKEMHETTLSEVIKDITEKKQKVESQQEQIQELEKQQEMLRTAVSKMSKELEERDRESKFQEGKIMFLEQHGAPQVRNLQLDLDHMKGNLKEKNLELLSLTQQIQALEMEREQVKSLHTSLEHLRAVLKDRESECNSQRDQLRFLQQYKEQQEGYLQELRGTLEKMTLSLSKKDQELESQQKQIQEAEEVMERQLTTVCDQLEQTSGTLKEKD; from the exons ATGGCGCAACAGCTCTTGCGGACAGAAGAGCAGTATAACAATACCCTCAGACTTCGGGAAACTGATCACGAAGTGGAAATAAACAAGCTCCTGCAAGACCTG GCAAGCAAGTGGGAAGAGCACCAttcagagctacaggagatgctggagcagtgggaaaaggagaaggcagaGACAGAAAGGGAGCATGAGAAGAAGCTGTTTGATATGAAGCAGAAAGTTGCTACCATGCAAGCTCAACAAGAGGAGGAATGGACGAGAGTGGAAAATgccaagcaagag caggaacgggACAGACTGCAAGCAGTTAAAGAAAAACTGGTAGGGGAGATAAAACTTCTTCAGGAATCAGTCACAGCCTCTGAAACCCAAGCAAATGCAGCAACAGATAGGAATCGCTGCCTTGAACAACAACTTCAAACTACATTGTctatcttaaaaattaaaaatgaggaaGTGGAAACGCAGTGGGAGAAAATCCAGATGCTCCAgaaagaggcagcacagggaaaagctttgcaggaaagTCTCACTCATATGACTGCCATCctgtcagagagggagggagaaatgaagttGTGCCAGGAACAGATGAGaatgctggaaaaccagaaagaaatgcaTGAAACTACTCTCAGTGAGGTTATCAaggacataacagagaaaaaacagaaggttgaatcccagcaagaacagatacaggagctggagaagcagcaagaaatgctgaggactgctgtcagcaagatgagcaaagagctggaggagagagaccgggAGAGCAaattccaggaagggaaaataatgtttCTAGAACAACACGGTGCACCACAAGTGAGAAATCTGCAGCTGGATCTTGATCATATGAAAGGAAACTTGAAGGAGAAGAACTTGGAGCTTCTGTCTCTGACTCAGCAGATCCAAGcactggaaatggagagagaacagGTGAAATCTCTGCACACGAGTCTTGAACACCTGAGGGCAGTTCTTAAGGACAGAGAGAGCGAGTGCAATTCTCAAAGGGATCAGTTAAGATTCTTGCAGCAGTACAAGGAACAGCAAGAGGGCTACCTGCAAGAGCTTCGTGGTACACTAGAAAAGATGACCCTTTCTTTATCTAAAAAGGATCAAGAGCTTGAGTcacaacaaaagcaaatccaGGAAGCTGAAGAAGTCATGGAAAGGCAGTTAACGACTGTCTGTGACCAACTGGAGCAGACCTCAGGAACCTTAAAGGAAAAGGACTGA